The following coding sequences are from one Gossypium hirsutum isolate 1008001.06 chromosome A12, Gossypium_hirsutum_v2.1, whole genome shotgun sequence window:
- the LOC107944568 gene encoding ATP-dependent helicase BRM isoform X2 codes for MHSGSGGGGGLSRNPGVGPVGRAASTSSAASPSSSSSAVSTPHLGFDSVQQQQQQQQQQSQKQQQQIASRQSLQQQLLRKPEGNEANLAYQASGLQGLMGGSNFPSSPGSMQPPQMSRRFFDLPQQHASVQDSQNRSQGVEQQMTSSAQQAYYQFAYQASQQQKALLAQQQAKMAMLGSASVKDQDMRTGNLKMQELISMQAANQAQASSSKNASEQLGCAEKQMEQGSRSASEHKPPAQATVIGQLMPGNVLRAMQTQQSPQTVQNMGNNQVAMAAQLQAWALERNIDLLQPANANLMAQLIPLMQSRMAAQQKINERNMGTQSSPIPVAKQQITSPSVPSESSPRGNSSNDISGMSGFAKTRPMAPPNTIGSTSSVGVINSANNVSMQQLAIHGLDNQVLPRQSVGHGNGMPPMHPPQVSANVSQSIDPSLPAKNSSGGIETVQMQHMKHFNRSSLQPAAPGNDGGSVNNVPSQGGAATQMPQQRFGFTKQQLHVLKAQILAFRRLKKGERTLPQELLRAIVPPPLEVQQMQLPPLGGNNQDRDGGKNIEDQAKQVESKEKVAQAEQSTKGQNITKDEAYVGDDRATESTAHMQGASAMAKDPSILPAGKEEQQSSVFSVKSDQEVERGLPKAPVRSDFSADRGKAVSPQVAASDGGQVKKPVQANSAPQLKDPASARKYHGPLFDFPFFTRKHESYGSAMPNSNNNLTLAYDVKDLLFEEGMEVLSKKRSENLRKIGNLLAVNMETKRIRPDLVLRLQIEEKKLRLKDLQARLRDEVDQQQQEIMAMPDRPYRKFVRLCERQRIELARHVQSTQKALREKQLKSIFQWRKKLLEAHWAIRDARTARNRGVAKYHERMLREFSKRKDDDRNKRMEALKNNDVERYREMLIEQQTNIPGDAAERYEVLSSFLTQTEEYLQKLGSKITAAKNQQEVADAANAAAVAARLQGLSEEEVRVAAACAGEEVMIRNRFMEMNAPREGSSVSNHSSAVLVINRYYNLAHAVNEKIIRQPSILRAGTLRDYQLVGLQWMLSLYNNKLNGILADEMGLGKTVQVMALIAYLMEFKGNYGPHLIIVPNAVLVNWKSELHNWLPSVSCIYYVGGKEQRSKLFSQEVLAMKFNVLVTTYEFIMYDRSKLSKIDWKYIIIDEAQRMKDRESVLARDLDRYRCQRRLLLTGTPLQNDLKELWSLLNLLLPEVFDNRKAFHDWFSQPFQREPTHNAEDDWLETEKKVIIIHRLHQILEPFMLRRRVEDVEGSLPPKVSIVLKCRMSAIQSAIYDWIKSTGTLRVDPEDEKRKVQKNPIYQAKVYKTLNNRCMELRKTCNHPLLNYPYFNDFSKDFLVRSCGKLWILDRILIKLQRTGHRVLLFSTMTKLLDILEEYLQWRRLIYRRIDGTTSLEDRESAIVDFNSPHSECFIFLLSIRAAGRGLNLQSADTVVIYDPDPNPKNEEQAVARAHRIGQTREVKVIYMEAVVDKISSQQKEDELRSGGTVDFEDDFAGKDRYMGSIESLIRNNIQQYKIDMADEVINAGRFDQRTTHEERRMTLETLLHDEERYQETVHDVPSLHQVNRMIARSEEEVELFDQMDEELDWTEEMTCHEQVPKWLRASVREVNAAVATLSKKPSKNILFTAGGGTESKETDTERKMGRPKKKIPSYKEIDETGEFSEASSDERNGYSVNEEEGEIGEFEDDEFSGAVGAPPVNNDQSEEDGALGDDGYEDAQASEHIRNNHLLEEGGSSGSSLDSRRPTQMVSPISPQKFGSLSALDARPGSAARRLSDDLEEGEIAGSGDSHMDHQQSESWNHDRDEGEDEQVVQPKIKRKRSIRVRPRQTVERVEEKSATGVPLLQRGGSSLLPFQLDQKYQSQLRTDTERKPTCERNAFRHDPNDSSSKSRRNLPPRKIANTSKLHASVKPGRMNSMSAPSEDAGKPSRESWDSKLVNTCGSSNFGAMMSDVIQRKCKNVISKLQRRIDKEGQHIVPLLTDLWKRIENSGYAGGSGSNQLDFRKIDQRVDRLEYGGVMELISDVQLVLKSAMHFYGFSHEVRSEAKKVHDLFFDLLKMVFTDTDFQEARNSLSFFSPASTSTSGPSSRQVAVGKRQKQMTDVESDSGLTQKSLQQRGPTHTGEETRIRVQLPQKESRLGSGSTREPYQQGDSLPTHPGELVTCKKKRKDREKSMVKPRTGSVGPISSPSIVRNIRSPTAGSVSKDVRPTQQTTHQPWPNQPAHLSNGSSGSVGWANPVKKLRTDTGKRRPSHL; via the exons ATGCATTCTGGTAGTGGTGGTGGAGGTGGGCTCAGCCGGAACCCAGGTGTGGGCCCGGTGGGTCGGGCGGCATCTACATCGTCCGCAGCTTCGCCATCTTCTTCGTCGTCGGCCGTTTCGACCCCACACTTGGGTTTTGATTCGgtacagcagcagcagcagcagcaacaacaacaaaGTCAGAAACAACAGCAGCAAATTGCGTCTAGGCAG TCATTACAACAACAATTACTTAGAAAACCCGAAGGAAATGAAGCTAACCTAGCATATCAAGCCAGTGGCCTGCAAGGTCTGATGGGAGGTAGCAATTTTCCTTCATCTCCAGGCTCCATGCAACCGCCGCAAATGTCCAGGAGGTTCTTTGATCTGCCTCAACAGCATGCTTCTGTGCAGGACAGCCAGAATAGGAGTCAAGGTGTTGAGCAACAAATGACGAGTTCTGCTCAGCAAGCTTATTATCAGTTTGCTTACCAGGCTTCTCAGCAACAGAAGGCACTTTTGGCACAGCAGCAAGCTAAGATGGCGATGTTGGGCTCTGCATCTGTTAAGGATCAGGACATGCGAACTGGAAACTTAAAAATGCAGGAACTTATCTCCATGCAGGCTGCTAATCAGGCTCAGGCATCATCCTCTAAGAACGCATCTGAGCAGCTTGGTTGTGCTGAAAAGCAGATGGAGCAAGGATCAAGGTCTGCTTCTGAGCACAAGCCACCTGCCCAGGCAACAGTTATTGGACAATTAATGCCTGGGAATGTTTTAAGGGCCATGCAGACACAACAATCTCCGCAGACTGTTCAAAACATGGGAAACAATCAAGTTGCTATGGCTGCACAGTTGCAGGCGTGGGCACTTGAGCGTAATATTGATCTGTTGCAACCTGCAAACGCCAACTTGATGGCACAGCTCATTCCACTAATGCAGAGTAGGATGGCTGCCCagcaaaaaataaatgaaaggaaTATGGGTACTCAGTCATCACCAATACCTGTGGCCAAGCAGCAAATCACTTCTCCATCAGTTCCAAGTGAGAGTTCTCCCCGTGGTAACTCATCAAACGATATATCTGGCATGTCTGGCTTTGCCAAAACTAGGCCGATGGCTCCACCAAACACTATTGGGTCAACTTCCAGTGTTGGGGTGATTAACAGTGCTAACAATGTTTCAATGCAGCAGTTAGCAATTCATGGCCTAGATAATCAAGTGCTTCCCAGACAGTCAGTTGGGCATGGAAATGGGATGCCTCCTATGCATCCTCCACAAGTATCTGCAAATGTTAGCCAGAGTATTGATCCATCCTTGCCAGCAAAAAATTCATCAGGTGGCATAGAAACAGTGCAAATGCAGCATATGAAACACTTCAATCGATCTTCTCTTCAGCCTGCTGCACCTGGTAATGATGGGGGATCTGTTAACAATGTACCATCACAAGGGGGAGCTGCTACCCAGATGCCACAGCAGCGTTTTGGTTTCACTAAACAACAACTTCATGTTCTCAAAGCACAAATACTAGCATTTAGGCGCCTGAAG AAAGGAGAACGTACACTTCCACAAGAGCTTCTTCGAGCCATTGTTCCCCCACCACTTGAGGTGCAGCAGATGCAGTTACCTCCTTTAGGTGGAAATAACCAGGACAGAGATGGTGGAAAGAATATAGAAGATCAAGCGAAGCAGGTGGAGTCAAAGGAGAAGGTTGCACAGGCTGAGCAATCTACCAAAGGACAGAATATTACTAAAGATGAAGCTTATGTGGGAGATGATAGAGCAACTGAATCAACAGCTCATATGCAAGGTGCGTCGGCTATGGCCAAGGATCCATCTATATTACCTGCTGGAAAAGAAGAGCAGCAAAGTTCTGTCTTTTCTGTCAAGTCAGACCAAGAAGTAGAACGTGGTCTTCCGAAAGCTCCAGTTAGAAGTGATTTTAGTGCAGACAGGGGAAAGGCTGTTTCACCACAAGTTGCGGCATCTGATGGAGGGCAAGTTAAGAAACCCGTGCAGGCAAACTCTGCCCCCCAGCTAAAGGATCCTGCCTCTGCCAGAAAGTATCATGGTCCACTCTTTGATTTCCCCTTCTTCACTAGGAAACATGAATCATATGGCTCTGCAATGCCTAACAGCAATAATAATTTAACTTTGGCGTATGATGTCAAAGATCTCCTCTTTGAGGAAGGCATGGAAGTCCTCAGCAAGAAACGATCAGAGAATTTGAGGAAGATTGGTAACTTACTAGCAGTAAATATGGAGACAAAAAGGATTAGGCCGGATCTTGTTCTGCGACtgcaaattgaagaaaaaaagctGCGACTTAAAGATCTGCAGGCTCGTTTAAGGGATGAAGTTGACCAGCAGCAACAAGAGATAATGGCGATGCCTGACAGACCGTACAGAAAATTTGTCCGCCTATGTGAGCGTCAGCGTATTGAGCTGGCGAGACATGTACAATCCACTCAGAAGGCCTTAAGAGAGAAGCAGTTGAAATCCATCTTTCAGTGGCGTAAGAAGCTCCTGGAAGCTCATTGGGCTATCCGTGATGCACGAACTGCTCGTAATAGGGGAGTTGCCAAGTACCATGAAAGAATGTTACGAGAGTTTTCAAAGAGGAAAGATGATGATAGAAATAAAAGGATGGAAGCCTTGAAAAATAATGATGTTGAAAGGTACCGGGAGATGTTGATTGAGCAGCAGACAAATATCCCTGGAGATGCTGCAGAGAGATATGAAGTTCTTTCATCATTCTTGACTCAGACTGAAGAATATCTTCAAAAACTGGGAAGTAAGATTACAGCTGCCAAGAATCAGCAGGAAGTAGCTGATGCAGCAAATGCTGCTGCTGTTGCTGCACGGTTGCAG GGCCTATCAGAAGAAGAAGTTAGGGTTGCTGCAGCTTGTGCTGGGGAGGAAGTAATGATAAGAAATCGGTTTATGGAAATGAATGCACCCAGGGAAGGTTCATCTGTTAGCAA tcatTCTTCAGCTGTCCTGGTCATCAACAGGTATTATAATCTTGCTCATGCTGTCAATGAAAAGATCATAAGGCAGCCATCAATTCTACGAGCTGGAACATTACGAGACTATCAGCTT GTTGGTTTGCAGTGGATGCTTTCTttgtataataataaactaaatggTATCTTGGCTGATGAGATGGGTCTTGGGAAAACTGTTCAG GTTATGGCATTGATTGCTTATTTGATGGAATTTAAAGGAAACTATGGCCCGCATCTTATAATTGTCCCAAATGCTGTTCTAGTAAATTGGAAG AGTGAGCTCCACAATTGGCTGCCATCTGTGTCATGTATCTATTATGTCGGAGGAAAAGAACAAcgttcaaaattattttctcaa GAGGTTCTGGCAATGAAATTTAATGTCCTTGTGACAACTTATGAATTCATCATGTATGACCGGTCAAAACTTTCTAAAATTGATTGGAAGTACATCATAATTGATGAAGCACAGCGAATGAAAGACCGGGAATCTGTTTTAGCTCGTGATCTTGATAGGTACCGCTGCCAAAGGCGTTTACTGCTTACTGGGACACCATTACAG AATGACTTGAAAGAACTCTGGTCATTGTTAAATCTTCTCCTTCCTGAAGTGTTTGATAATCGCAAGGCGTTTCATGATTGGTTTTCACAACCATTTCAAAGGGAACCTACACATAATGCAGAAGATGATTGGCTTGAGACAGAGAAGAAGGTTATCATCATCCATCGGCTTCATCAAATTCTAGAGCCCTTTATGCTTAGACGTCGTGTTGAAGATGTGGAAGGTTCACTTCCTCCAAAG GTCTCAATAGTTTTAAAATGCAGAATGTCAGCTATTCAGAGTGCCATTTATGATTGGATAAAATCAACTGGGACTCTTCGAGTTGATCCAGAAGATGAGAAGCGCAAGGTTCAAAAAAATCCAATATACCAGGCTAAGGTGTATAAAACTTTAAATAACCGGTGTATGGAGCTTCGGAAGACTTGTAATCATCCTTTGCTTAATTACCCATATTTCAATGACTTCTCCAAAGATTTCCTTGTAAGATCTTGTGGGAAATTGTGGATCCTAGACAGAATCCTAATAAAACTGCAGAGAACCGGGCATCGGGTATTACTATTTAGTACCATGACGAAGCTTCTGGATATCTTGGAGGAATACTTGCAGTGGAGGAGGCTTATCTACAGACGTATTGATGGAACAACTAGTTTGGAAGATCGAGAATCAGCTATTGTTGACTTCAATAGCCCGCACTCTGAGTGCTTCATATTCTTACTAAGTATTCGTGCTGCTGGACGTGGTCTAAATCTTCAATCTGCTGACACTGTAGTGATCTATGATCCTGATCCAAATCCTAAAAATGAGGAACAGGCAGTTGCTAGAGCTCACCGAATTGGACAAACAAGGGAAGTCAAAGTAATTTACATGGAAGCAGTTGTTGACAAAATCTCTAGTCAGCAGAAGGAGGATGAATTAAGGAGTGGAGGTACAGTTGATTTTGAGGATGATTTTGCTGGTAAGGATAGATATATGGGATCCATTGAGAGCCTCATAAGGAATAACATTCAACAGTATAAAATTGACATGGCCGATGAAGTAATCAATGCTGGACGTTTTGACCAGAGAACAACACATGAAGAGAGACGCATGACTTTGGAAACATTGTTGCATGATGAGGAGAGGTATCAAGAAACTGTCCATGATGTTCCCTCATTGCATCAGGTAAATCGCATGATAGCAAGAAGTGAGGAAGAAGTTGAGCTGTTTGATCAAATGGATGAAGAACTGGATTGGACTGAGGAGATGACTTGTCATGAACAGGTACCTAAGTGGCTTCGAGCCAGTGTAAGAGAAGTAAATGCTGCTGTAGCTACTTTATCAAAAAAGCCATCAAAGAACATTTTATTTACTGCTGGTGGCGGTACTGAATCCAAAGAAACAGATACTGAGAGAAAAATGGGACGACCTAAGAAAAAAATTCCCAGCTATAAGGAAATAGATGAAACTGGGGAATTTTCTGAGGCAAGTTCTGATGAGAGAAATGGCTATTCTGTGAATGAAGAAGAGGGAGAAATTGGTGAATTTGAAGATGATGAATTTAGTGGTGCTGTTGGGGCTCCACCTGTAAATAATGACCAGTCAGAAGAAGATGGTGCACTTGGTGATGATGGGTATGAGGATGCCCAGGCTTCAGAACACATTAGAAACAACCACTTACTTGAAGAAGGTGGTTCTTCAGGATCATCATTGGATAGTCGTAGACCAACACAGATGGTCTCTCCAATATCTCCTCAGAAATTTGGATCTCTCTCTGCATTAGATGCTAGGCCTGGTTCTGCTGCAAGAAGACTG TCCGATGATTTGGAGGAAGGTGAAATTGCAGGATCGGGAGATTCTCACATGGACCACCAGCAATCTGAAAGTTGGAATCATGATCGCGATGAAGGCGAAGACGAACAAGTTGTCCAACCCAAGATAAAACGAAAGCGCAGTATTCGGGTTCGACCTCGTCAAACTGTGGAAAGAGTAGAGGAGAAATCGGCCACTGGAGTGCCTCTTCTCCAGCGTGGAGGCTCATCTCTGTTGCCTTTCCAGCTGGACCAAAAATACCAATCACAACTGAGGACTGATACTGAAAGAAAACCAACATGTGAGCGCAATGCGTTCAGGCATGATCCAAATGATTCGTCTTCAAAAAGTAGGAGGAACTTACCGCCAAGAAAAATAGCTAATACATCAAAGTTGCATGCATCAGTGAAGCCTGGTCGAATGAATTCTATGTCTGCTCCTTCAGAAGATGCTGGCAAACCCTCCAGAGAGAGCTGGGACAGTAAACTGGTTAATACATGTGGGTCTTCAAATTTTGGTGCTATGATGTCTGATGTCATCCAAAGAAAG TGCAAAAATGTGATTAGCAAGCTTCAGAGGAGAATAGATAAGGAGGGTCAACATATAGTACCACTTTTGACGGACTTGTGGAAGAGAATTGAAAACTCTGGTTATGCAGGTGGAAGTGGAAGCAATCAGTTGGATTTCCGGAAGATTGATCAGCGTGTTGACAGATTAGAGTACGGTGGAGTTATGGAGCTTATTTCAGACGTGCAGCTAGTTTTAAAGAGTGCCATGCATTTTTACGGGTTTTCACATGAG GTCAGATCTGAAGCAAAGAAAGTACACGATCTGTTTTTCGACTTGTTGAAGATGGTATTTACAGATACAGATTTCCAGGAAGCTAGAAATTCATTATCTTTCTTTAGTCCAGCATCTACCTCCACCTCGGGTCCCTCCTCTAGACAGGTAGCTGTTGGCAAGAGACAGAAGCAGATGACGGACGTAGAATCTGATTCAGGCTTGACTCAAAAGTCATTACAACAACGTGGACCCACCCATACTGGTGAGGAAACAAGGATTAGAGTGCAGTTGCCCCAAAAGGAATCGAGGCTTGGGAGTGGAAGTACCAGGGAACCATATCAACAAGGTGATTCTCTTCCAACTCATCCGGGTGAGCTGGTTACTTGCAAGAAGAAGAGGAAAGACAGGGAAAAGTCTATGGTAAAGCCTAGGACTGGATCTGTTGGCCCCATTTCATCCCCGAGTATAGTTCGCAACATCAGGAGTCCAACAGCAGGGTCAGTCTCTAAGGATGTGAGACCGACCCAACAGACCACCCATCAGCCTTGGCCCAACCAACCTGCTCATCTGTCAAATGGTAGTAGTGGGAGTGTTGGTTGGGCCAATCCTGTGAAGAAGTTGAGAACAGACACAGGTAAAAGGAGGCCAAGCCATTTATGA